DNA from Malus sylvestris chromosome 11, drMalSylv7.2, whole genome shotgun sequence:
CTAATCAACTTTAAAAGTCTATAaaaatcttttgcttttctcctAATTTTCTATCAGAGAAAAGATAAAGATGCAGATAGAGAGATTTGCAGCTTTTTGCTTGCTGAATAAATAAAAGCAGGAACTAGGAAGGAAATTAGGCCAACGGTTAGCTTTCTTCCCTCCAAACCCTTGTGATTCCCTTGGAATCAAAGCTAAACCCCCTTAGCAGTTGGATTTCTGGTCACCATCTGAACCCAGCTTCACCTTCCTGACATACTCTCAACACCCTTCTCCTGCTTCTCAAATTACTCGATACCCCCCTtcttataaatttcaattttgttcaTGTTTTTTCATATTTGAGGTCTACCCAGTAAAGAATTTGATCCATTCTGCATGTTTTGTGCTTTTGGCGTGAGAGatttaggccttggaaattttgGGTTGTTAGGGCTGTGAAGATTTTGGTGGAAAGGTGATTGATTTGTGCTCTTGAGTGAGAGATTTTGGCCTTGgaagtttttgggtttttgcaaATTCTGGTGTGAAGTTGATTAATTTATGGTATGATCCAATAAAGTTATTCAATTTCAGGTGCTTTAGTATAAAGCTGTAAGCTTTCTTGGATTTTGGAATATTTAAGAGTTGGGTTTTGGAGGGGAGAGATTTTCAGAGGTCTGCAGTTCATTTGCAATCTGAAGGCTGAAGCTTCTTCAGATCCAAAAGTGCTTTTGGCTGCTCAACTCAAATGGTATTTTTCACCTGTGTTGCTTCATTTAACTCTCATGACTATACTtgaagaaaacatgaaaaaacaTGAAAGTCGCATGAATGTTATGTAACACGAGCTTTCCATCAAACCCGACTGCAATTGCAGCCCAGCACACATTTGTGAAAACTCCCAGCACAATTTTTGTGATACAACTCTCATATATTTCACGTCAGCCTCCCAATTTCAGTTCACACCATATAACACTTGTATAAGGCGCCATATTTATAGTTGCCAATAGAATCATTCTTCTATGGATAGCCGTTACATTTTTCAATCAGAACCCATGTGCCAATCTGCTTCCGCTGCATTTTCATTTTCCTCAAATTCTCCGGGAGATGATGGTGCGGCAGTTAGTTTGGTCAGGACAAGGTCCTCTAGAgctcctccttccttcttaaTGAGAATGGCTATGAGAATATCTAGAGCAAGGTGGTTCACCTTCTTGAGAAGAGTCTTCCACTACCAAAATGGTTCGAGGTCCAATCTTGGAACAAATCCTTTCGATAACAGCACTTGGATGATGCTGGAATTCATGGCTTTGGTTGTTCAAATAGGCGTGACCACGATTACCTTGGCTGTTTCGAAGAAGGAGAGGCCGGTTTGGCCTATGAGAGTTTGGATTGTTGGGTATGATATTGGTTGTGTTCTCAATATGTTGGTGCTCTTTGGGCGTTACAGGCTACTTTATCTGACTCAAAGTGATGGTTTCAACCTCTCCGATTTGGAACAGCAGAGAAGCAATGAAGATTCCAGGTACTTTTTATTGGCTTTGGTTACTTCCATTTAGTTACGAAAGATTTGTGTATGTATTTGTAGTGTAAATCATATGGAATCTTTCACGTTTCGGAGTTTGATATATGGTGTACAATGTCTATGTGTAAAGGACCACACATTTGATGAACAGGTGTAGAACCTCACTCGAGCTCTTCTTTGCCGTATGGTTTGTGATGGGTAATGTTTGGGTCTTCGATTCTCGCTTTAGTTCGTTTACTGTAGCCCCGAAACTCCATGTGCTCTGCATCTCTCTGCTTGCTTGGAATGCCATTAGCTACTCCTTTCCCTTCCTGCTGTTTGTGCTGCTATGTTGCTGTGTACCCCTAATTAGCAGCCTCCTTGGATACAACATGAACATGGGATCCGTCGATAAAGGGGCTTCTGATGACCAAATTTCTCAGCTTCCCAGCTGGAGATACGAAGAAGTTAACACCAAAATAGAGCTCAGAAATGATTGCGATTCAGGATCCCTAAATGAAGATCCAGTAAGTCATAGTCATACATAAAAAGCTAATTTGGCCTTGTTATATTCATATAATCTTTGTTCTGCTTGCGGTTTCTTCACACGCGAGAATCTCCATTTTTCTTGCTTCGATGTACAATCCTAGCAGTTCAATCCCTTTAACTTTCTGAAGTCAAGAGCTTTTGGAATCGAAACCTCCGATTCTCCTCTCCATTTATTTGTCAACATAATCCGAAAAGTAGAGAATGGGGTTGTAATTTATACCTATATGTGGTACAAACTTAACTTTTAAGGTCTACTGGTTATCTGAACCATATAGCGTCAAGAAATGCCTTGTAATCTCACATGGCGGCTCATTAATTTCGTCTCTTAATCCTTTTTCGTGTGCTCGCAGGATTGCTGCATTTGCCTGGCAAAATACCGAGACAAGGAAGAAGTACGGCGGTTGCCATGTTCCCATATGTTTCACCTCAATTGCGTCGATCATTGGCTCAGAATAATATCTTGCTGTCCTCTTTGTAAGCAAGAACTGCAGAGATAGGAATTACACCAACAAAATGGTtgagttttttcttcttctttttcttcgatTCTCTCATTTTTTCAGCATGAATTTACGCGGTTACTCGAGCGAGTTTTTTGCCTGTACAGGGGGAGCTTACCAGTAACTAAAGTATACCCAAATTTTACAGTGGTTGAATATACAAATAGGTAGCAAGAGAATGATGTTGGTATCCTTACAAATTTCTCCCGTAtgtataccaaaaaaaaaaacacacattctttttattaagttttattaatattatggaATAACTCTGcttgtgtaagtttatcttatgCCGTCAGTCCAAGGCTAGATAACAGAGGAGGGAGAAGGCGTCAGATAGTCAACAGTCAGCACTCCGTTTTTCACGTTAAATTCCTATGACTTTGTTTTAATATTATGGAATATATGTACATAGAAATGTGATAAAGAATGTATCAAACCTTCGTAATATTCATTAAAAGCTTGTGCTTTAATACTTTACTTTTCTGATTTCTGCTCGGAACATGTAACTTTAAGGCTCTAGTTTGGATGGAGTTGTTTGAAAGAAAGGATGGCTCTGCAGGATAGGGTTTCTCTTTAACTCATGCATTCTGAGTTCAAACTTTCCGCTTTCTTTAGAGGAGCTTAGAATGGTAATATTGtttataattataaataaaattaaattaaaataaagctTGTGTTGAAaaacaagtgcccacaattacCGACTACAAAATCTAAGACTCGAGAAAGTTATGAATGATGTGGTTAATACTTTCTGAacttaaaatatattaattgtaaaTAACAAACTACATTTGTTGAATATGAATGGTAAAAGCtacattgaaaaatctatcATGAATATAAGGACTCCAGTTATCTTCCTAACCCAAGTTcccaatatattttttttcttcagaaaagAGGACCAGTGGGTAGCTTCGCCATGATAGTCTACCCTTTCGGGGGCTAAGAAGACTCATAGAGGCATTTTATGCCTCATTTTGACCATCATCGCGTAATTCATCAACGCTAGTAATCGAATGCAGAACATGCAGTGTTAAATACGGGTCTGAAAttgtcacttaatactacggtctagtcgtattcctcttcacttctaagtgagatgtcttatgttcgattctcttcaaaagcaaattcgaaccatattattgctagtccataaGAGGTTAAGTCCATTTCATCCTCTTTAGTATAgaaaatatcatttgttaaaaaaaaaatatacagacATGA
Protein-coding regions in this window:
- the LOC126591551 gene encoding E3 ubiquitin-protein ligase At4g11680-like isoform X2 — its product is MDSRYIFQSEPMCQSASAAFSFSSNSPGDDGAAVSLVRTRSSRAPPSFLMRMAMRISRARWFTFLRRVFHYQNGSRSNLGTNPFDNSTWMMLEFMALVVQIGVTTITLAVSKKERPVWPMRVWIVGYDIGCVLNMLVLFGRYRLLYLTQSDGFNLSDLEQQRSNEDSRCRTSLELFFAVWFVMGNVWVFDSRFSSFTVAPKLHVLCISLLAWNAISYSFPFLLFVLLCCCVPLISSLLGYNMNMGSVDKGASDDQISQLPSWRYEEVNTKIELRNDCDSGSLNEDPDCCICLAKYRDKEEVRRLPCSHMFHLNCVDHWLRIISCCPLCKQELQR
- the LOC126591551 gene encoding E3 ubiquitin-protein ligase At4g11680-like isoform X1 gives rise to the protein MDSRYIFQSEPMCQSASAAFSFSSNSPGDDGAAVSLVRTRSSRAPPSFLMRMAMRISRARWFTFLRRVFHYQNGSRSNLGTNPFDNSTWMMLEFMALVVQIGVTTITLAVSKKERPVWPMRVWIVGYDIGCVLNMLVLFGRYRLLYLTQSDGFNLSDLEQQRSNEDSRTTHLMNRCRTSLELFFAVWFVMGNVWVFDSRFSSFTVAPKLHVLCISLLAWNAISYSFPFLLFVLLCCCVPLISSLLGYNMNMGSVDKGASDDQISQLPSWRYEEVNTKIELRNDCDSGSLNEDPDCCICLAKYRDKEEVRRLPCSHMFHLNCVDHWLRIISCCPLCKQELQR